From a single Apium graveolens cultivar Ventura chromosome 2, ASM990537v1, whole genome shotgun sequence genomic region:
- the LOC141695833 gene encoding putative F-box protein At4g05475 — MVQKLPLLDELHLYCIDISKKAIKAIGHFCPQLETFRLNYKGNRDVYLGCDENALAIAKTMPGLCHLQLFGNRITRDGLLAIIDKYPHLESLDIRNCFQAANLEPGLVRRLSQQIGYLRLPYDSTEVD; from the coding sequence ATGGTTCAAAAACTTCCTTTGTTAGATGAACTTCATCTTTACTGCATTGACATATCTAAGAAAGCTATTAAAGCTATAGGGCATTTTTGCCCTCAGCTGGAAACTTTCAGGTTAAACTATAAAGGTAATAGAGACGTATATTTAGGGTGTGATGAGAATGCTCTAGCTATTGCAAAAACCATGCCTGGACTATGCCATCTGCAGCTCTTTGGAAATAGGATTACCAGGGATGGCTTACTGGCAAttattgataaatatcctcatctTGAATCTCTCGATATACGGAACTGTTTCCAAGCTGCTAATCTTGAACCTGGTCTAGTAAGAAGGCTATCTCAGCAGATCGGGTATCTCAGACTCCCGTATGACTCTACTGAGGTGGACTAG